A section of the Candidatus Nomurabacteria bacterium genome encodes:
- a CDS encoding 50S ribosomal protein L23, with the protein MSKIGHKINQDVLTLVRPIVTEKAAATGVHVFAVAADANKPLIRAALKKLYQVTPRRINIMNVQGKKVMMRGKVGQKPGLKKAIVYLKPGETITLA; encoded by the coding sequence ATGTCTAAAATTGGCCACAAAATTAATCAAGATGTGCTGACACTTGTCCGACCAATTGTGACAGAGAAGGCGGCGGCAACCGGCGTTCATGTTTTCGCTGTGGCGGCTGACGCCAATAAGCCACTTATTCGCGCCGCGTTGAAGAAACTGTATCAAGTGACACCGCGCCGCATCAATATCATGAATGTACAAGGGAAGAAGGTCATGATGCGAGGAAAGGTCGGACAGAAGCCGGGTCTGAAAAAGGCGATCGTCTATCTTAAACCCGGTGAGACTATTACCTTAGCCTAA
- the rplB gene encoding 50S ribosomal protein L2 encodes MKSYRPYTPTRRQASSVTFRGVLTTNEPHKPLTYGRKRAVGRNHFGRITTRHKGGGHKRLFRDIDFKYDKFNIPARIESVEYDPNRSGFIGLTVYADGERRYTLLPNSFKTGDKFLISAEADLKTGNRLPLKKIPVGTFVYNVEIHPGGGAKLVRSAGAFAQVLSNDAGYTNVKLPSSEVRRVHELAWASIGAVSNEEQKLVNLGKAGRSRWLGIRPTVRGSAMNPVDHPYGGGEGRQGRGTRRPKTAHGKVTGGRKTRRPKKYSNVFRASRRQKKGKK; translated from the coding sequence ATGAAATCCTATCGTCCTTACACGCCAACTCGTCGTCAAGCATCAAGTGTTACATTTCGTGGGGTTTTAACCACGAATGAACCACACAAGCCATTAACTTACGGTCGCAAGCGCGCGGTGGGGCGTAATCATTTTGGACGGATTACAACTCGGCATAAGGGTGGCGGGCACAAGCGACTCTTCCGTGATATTGATTTCAAGTATGATAAATTTAATATTCCAGCGCGAATTGAGAGTGTGGAGTATGATCCGAATCGGAGCGGCTTTATTGGCTTAACCGTCTATGCTGACGGTGAACGACGCTATACTCTCTTACCAAATTCTTTTAAAACGGGTGACAAATTTTTGATTTCCGCTGAAGCAGACTTGAAAACTGGCAACCGCTTGCCGTTGAAGAAAATTCCCGTTGGTACCTTTGTCTACAATGTGGAAATTCATCCTGGAGGTGGTGCTAAATTGGTTCGCTCGGCTGGCGCCTTTGCTCAAGTGCTTTCTAATGATGCTGGTTATACCAATGTTAAATTACCTTCTAGCGAAGTGAGACGTGTCCACGAGCTGGCCTGGGCTTCCATCGGGGCGGTTTCTAATGAAGAACAAAAGCTGGTTAATCTGGGTAAGGCTGGTCGTAGCCGCTGGCTTGGTATTAGGCCGACTGTTCGTGGCTCAGCCATGAATCCCGTTGATCACCCGTATGGCGGTGGAGAGGGTCGCCAGGGTCGTGGTACTCGTCGGCCGAAGACTGCGCACGGTAAGGTTACAGGAGGCCGCAAGACACGTCGTCCCAAGAAGTACTCTAATGTTTTCCGTGCTTCGCGAAGACAGAAGAAGGGTAAAAAGTAA
- a CDS encoding DUF1402 family protein has translation MKLGISIVTTIIALYASVFFAVKFGWTNVAGLVDEVELEIRPSPIWINTEEWQTLKVALIKDKSAIEQASMATDISPRLIVAMVIPEQLRLFNDEREIFKQVFLPLKILGNQTQFSWGVAGLKPETAEQIEKNLQDKSSPFFPGEKYAHLLDFATENYGQERFSRIADEKNHYFAYLYTAIYVKEIIAQWQVAGFDISNQPEILATLFNIGFANSQPKINPQVGGSEIELGGHNYSFGRLAYEFFHSNELAMEFPQ, from the coding sequence ATGAAACTGGGGATAAGTATCGTGACAACAATTATCGCTCTCTATGCTTCCGTTTTCTTCGCGGTGAAATTCGGCTGGACAAATGTAGCTGGCCTGGTGGACGAAGTGGAGCTAGAGATCAGACCATCGCCGATTTGGATAAATACCGAAGAATGGCAAACCCTAAAAGTGGCTCTAATTAAAGACAAATCGGCAATTGAACAGGCTTCCATGGCAACAGACATCTCACCACGGCTAATCGTGGCAATGGTGATACCGGAACAATTGCGCCTCTTCAACGACGAGCGAGAAATCTTCAAACAAGTTTTTCTACCCTTAAAAATTCTGGGCAACCAAACCCAATTTTCTTGGGGAGTGGCTGGATTAAAACCGGAAACAGCTGAACAAATTGAAAAAAATTTACAAGACAAAAGCTCGCCCTTTTTCCCCGGAGAAAAATATGCTCATCTGCTGGACTTTGCCACTGAAAATTATGGACAAGAGCGTTTCTCGAGAATTGCCGATGAGAAAAATCATTATTTTGCCTACCTTTACACAGCCATTTACGTCAAGGAAATAATTGCTCAATGGCAAGTGGCTGGCTTTGATATTTCAAATCAACCAGAAATCCTAGCAACCCTCTTTAACATTGGTTTCGCTAATTCTCAACCAAAGATTAACCCTCAAGTTGGTGGTTCAGAGATAGAACTTGGTGGTCATAATTACAGCTTCGGGCGTCTGGCCTATGAGTTTTTCCACTCCAATGAGCTGGCCATGGAATTTCCACAATGA
- a CDS encoding type IV secretion system DNA-binding domain-containing protein, producing the protein MVKDRTYFAETDFRGKRTKFGIKFEDRARHVYVIGKTGMGKSTMLENMAVQDIADGHGMAFIDPHGSTAEKLLEYVPEHRIKDVIYFAPFDLENPISFNVMEDVGADQRHLVVNGLMSAFKKLWVDAWSARMEYILTNTLLALLEYPNSTLLGVNRMLADKVYRQKVVDNIKDPTVRSFWVDEFAKYTERFAAEATPAIQNKIGQFTGNPLIRNIIGQTKSSFSFRQAMDERKILIINLSKGRMGEGNANLLGSMIITKIYLAAMSRANLSPAEMRLVPPFYFYVDEFQSFANESFANILSEARKYKLSLTIAHQYVEQMSEEVQAAVFGNVGTTVAFRVGPLDAEIFEKIFAPTFSMEDMVNLGFAQIYLTMMIDGVGSQPFSAITLPPITPLARSYHDEIISWTRKTYARPRDMVEKDIGNWHATPSTPKTFVPPLPPRTAQVSRPNPPVSRVDAVTPKKFIEPEKVVSLKSLEQKVETREKSTGRHSADLRDVIASVQKEVAGGQAKTLEEKAPEKTAEKRPRNEIPENELKKMLEV; encoded by the coding sequence ATTGTCAAAGATAGAACTTACTTTGCCGAAACTGATTTCCGAGGCAAGCGAACGAAGTTTGGCATTAAGTTTGAAGACCGTGCTCGGCATGTCTATGTGATTGGAAAGACAGGCATGGGAAAAAGTACCATGCTGGAGAATATGGCCGTCCAAGATATCGCCGATGGGCACGGTATGGCTTTCATCGACCCGCACGGTAGTACGGCCGAGAAGTTATTGGAATATGTGCCAGAGCATCGCATTAAGGATGTGATCTATTTTGCACCGTTCGATTTAGAGAATCCGATTTCTTTCAATGTTATGGAGGACGTGGGGGCCGACCAACGACACTTGGTGGTGAATGGTTTGATGAGCGCGTTTAAGAAACTCTGGGTAGATGCCTGGAGTGCGCGCATGGAATATATTCTAACCAACACCTTGCTTGCCTTACTTGAGTATCCCAACTCCACCCTGCTTGGAGTGAATCGGATGCTTGCCGACAAGGTTTATCGCCAGAAAGTGGTGGATAATATCAAGGATCCCACCGTCCGTTCTTTCTGGGTTGATGAATTTGCCAAGTACACAGAGCGTTTCGCGGCCGAAGCCACGCCGGCGATTCAGAATAAAATCGGGCAATTTACGGGGAATCCGCTGATTCGCAATATCATTGGGCAAACAAAATCGTCTTTCAGTTTTCGTCAAGCAATGGACGAACGAAAAATTTTAATCATCAATCTATCCAAAGGCAGAATGGGCGAGGGGAATGCCAATCTACTTGGCTCAATGATTATCACTAAGATTTATCTAGCGGCGATGAGCCGAGCCAACTTGTCGCCAGCCGAGATGCGCTTGGTGCCCCCGTTCTATTTCTATGTCGATGAATTTCAATCCTTTGCCAACGAATCCTTTGCCAACATTCTTTCTGAGGCAAGGAAATATAAATTATCTCTGACAATCGCCCATCAGTATGTAGAGCAGATGTCGGAAGAGGTACAGGCGGCCGTTTTTGGTAACGTTGGGACGACGGTGGCTTTCCGGGTTGGTCCGCTTGATGCCGAAATTTTCGAGAAGATTTTTGCTCCCACTTTTAGTATGGAGGATATGGTTAATCTCGGCTTCGCTCAGATCTATTTAACGATGATGATCGACGGGGTGGGCTCCCAACCATTTTCGGCGATTACTTTACCACCGATCACACCTCTAGCACGTTCCTATCACGATGAAATTATTTCTTGGACACGAAAAACCTATGCGCGGCCTCGGGACATGGTTGAGAAGGACATCGGTAATTGGCATGCGACGCCATCTACGCCAAAGACGTTTGTTCCACCTCTTCCGCCGAGAACGGCTCAAGTTTCACGACCAAATCCACCAGTTTCTCGAGTGGACGCAGTGACGCCAAAAAAATTTATTGAACCGGAGAAGGTTGTTTCCCTCAAATCGCTTGAGCAGAAGGTGGAGACAAGAGAGAAGAGTACTGGGCGACACAGTGCTGATTTACGTGATGTGATTGCATCGGTTCAGAAGGAAGTTGCCGGGGGTCAAGCAAAAACCTTAGAAGAAAAAGCGCCAGAGAAGACAGCTGAAAAAAGACCAAGAAACGAAATTCCCGAAAATGAACTGAAGAAGATGTTGGAAGTATGA